In Pseudoalteromonas carrageenovora IAM 12662, the following proteins share a genomic window:
- a CDS encoding OmpH family outer membrane protein, translated as MKTLFKSTAVAVLATLMMGTSASAFAHKVGIVDMQEIYKQIPQMAKIEQSLQTEFAERRQELEKLQGDIRFEAEKFKRESTTMSQAQKDALRDKIQGMQKNLAEQGRPLEQEIKARQNQELAKVQGVIIKTIEEIAKDGDFDEVKVKDTTIYFNPKEVTDLSSKVVAAVSKK; from the coding sequence GTGAAAACATTATTTAAATCAACAGCAGTAGCAGTTTTAGCAACATTAATGATGGGTACTTCAGCGAGTGCATTTGCACACAAAGTAGGTATCGTTGATATGCAAGAAATCTACAAGCAAATTCCTCAAATGGCTAAAATTGAACAGTCTTTACAAACTGAGTTTGCAGAGCGTCGCCAAGAGCTTGAGAAGTTACAAGGCGATATTCGTTTTGAAGCAGAAAAATTTAAGCGTGAAAGCACAACCATGAGCCAAGCTCAAAAAGATGCACTACGTGACAAAATTCAGGGCATGCAAAAAAATCTTGCTGAACAGGGCCGTCCTTTAGAGCAAGAGATTAAAGCACGCCAAAACCAAGAACTTGCTAAAGTTCAAGGTGTGATCATCAAAACAATTGAAGAAATTGCTAAAGATGGCGACTTCGATGAAGTTAAAGTTAAAGACACAACTATTTACTTTAACCCTAAAGAAGTAACTGATCTTTCATCTAAAGTTGTAGCAGCTGTTAGCAAGAAATAA
- the bamA gene encoding outer membrane protein assembly factor BamA: MAIKKHLAVTSLLGASFAALGQNSFIVEDLKVEGLQRVALGAALTHIPINVGDNVDDYTISKTIKSLYRSGHFDNIKALRDGNNVIFKVTERPTISFIEFEGNKDIKDEQLNESLDQQDIRQGEPLDKTVIDNIEKGLVEFFHSIGKYNAKVDISVTKLPRNRVKLKLEFDEGDAASIRQINLVGNELFSNEELLKLAESQQDLPWWQFMGSDRYQKQTIEGDLEKIRSYYLDRGYLRFNIDSTQVSVSPERESVYVTANLTEGVKYTVKGFDFIGDLLGREELIKSVIPLRAGELYNGSVVTSSEEFIKSYLARFGYANAEVRTIPEIDDEKQEVQLTLSVNPGKRVYVRRIIVGGNQNTADEVLRREMTQLEGAWLSNQNLERSKLQIQRLAYMESVDFNVVPVPGVDDQVDVDFTVKEQSAGSFNAGLAYGSYLGLQFNIGVTESNFLGTGNQIGLNLNTSTGSESISLSYTDPYFTPDGVSQGSSIFYTNYDASKFSLVDYKSKSYGLGTNIGFPIDAVNRVNFGVRWIKEELSDIAEYEQTRVLRETFLDPENPDAGFDFTKYELSAGWSRVTVNRGLFPTAGSRQTLNLTATTPNSDLQYFKLNYDSRFYWPISNDHRWVFSTRAALGYGNGYGSTNGYEQTLPFQEFFRITEMELRGFDRNTILPRAVSRIPQSIPGTPGADGTTTGSIGGADEFDVLIPQGRIGGNAKAVAGMELIVPTPFLDEENTSSVRTSFFVDAANVWDTEFSVDRYQNLAPDERAKLDDYSDPMRFRVSTGLSLQWISPMGPMLISFAYPLQKEEDDDTKTISFNISNTF; encoded by the coding sequence ATGGCTATAAAAAAACATTTGGCAGTAACAAGTTTATTGGGTGCAAGCTTTGCAGCCCTAGGCCAAAACTCCTTTATTGTTGAAGACCTAAAAGTTGAAGGTTTGCAGCGTGTAGCACTTGGTGCAGCGCTTACGCATATTCCTATTAACGTAGGCGATAACGTAGATGACTACACGATTTCAAAAACAATAAAGTCACTTTATCGTTCTGGGCACTTTGACAACATAAAAGCGCTTCGCGATGGCAATAACGTTATTTTTAAAGTAACTGAACGTCCTACCATTAGCTTTATTGAGTTTGAAGGCAATAAAGATATAAAAGACGAACAGCTTAATGAATCTCTAGATCAGCAAGATATTCGCCAAGGTGAGCCACTTGATAAAACCGTTATCGATAATATCGAAAAGGGCCTAGTTGAGTTTTTCCACAGTATTGGTAAATACAACGCTAAAGTAGATATCAGTGTAACTAAGTTACCTCGTAACCGCGTTAAACTTAAATTAGAGTTTGATGAAGGTGATGCCGCGTCAATTCGTCAAATTAACTTAGTAGGTAATGAGCTTTTTTCTAATGAAGAGCTTTTAAAGCTTGCTGAATCGCAACAAGATTTACCTTGGTGGCAGTTTATGGGTAGCGATCGCTACCAAAAGCAGACCATTGAAGGCGATTTAGAAAAAATCCGTAGCTACTACTTAGACCGTGGTTATTTACGCTTTAATATCGATTCAACTCAAGTATCTGTAAGCCCTGAACGTGAATCTGTTTACGTTACCGCTAACTTAACAGAAGGCGTTAAATATACCGTTAAAGGCTTTGACTTTATTGGTGATTTACTTGGCCGTGAAGAGTTAATCAAAAGTGTTATTCCACTTCGTGCAGGCGAGTTATATAACGGTTCAGTAGTCACTTCTTCTGAAGAATTTATTAAAAGCTACTTAGCACGTTTTGGTTATGCAAATGCTGAAGTACGTACAATTCCTGAAATTGACGACGAAAAGCAAGAAGTTCAGTTAACGCTTTCGGTAAATCCGGGTAAACGTGTATACGTTCGTCGTATTATTGTTGGTGGTAACCAAAACACCGCTGATGAAGTACTTCGCCGTGAGATGACACAGCTAGAAGGTGCATGGTTATCTAATCAAAACCTTGAACGTTCAAAACTACAAATACAGCGTTTAGCATACATGGAAAGTGTTGATTTTAACGTAGTACCAGTCCCAGGTGTTGATGACCAAGTAGATGTAGACTTTACAGTTAAAGAGCAATCAGCAGGTAGCTTTAATGCAGGCCTTGCATATGGCTCTTACCTTGGTTTGCAGTTTAATATTGGTGTGACCGAATCTAACTTTTTAGGTACGGGTAATCAAATTGGTTTAAATCTAAATACTTCAACAGGTTCTGAAAGCATTAGCTTATCTTACACCGACCCTTACTTCACACCTGATGGTGTATCGCAAGGTAGCAGTATTTTTTACACTAACTATGATGCAAGTAAGTTTAGCTTAGTAGATTACAAATCGAAAAGTTATGGTTTAGGCACTAATATTGGCTTCCCAATTGATGCTGTAAATCGTGTTAACTTTGGTGTTCGTTGGATAAAAGAAGAGCTTTCAGATATAGCTGAGTACGAACAAACTCGTGTACTTCGTGAGACTTTCTTAGATCCAGAAAACCCAGATGCTGGCTTTGACTTTACCAAATATGAGCTAAGTGCAGGTTGGTCACGTGTTACGGTTAACCGTGGCTTATTCCCAACAGCGGGTTCGCGCCAAACATTAAATTTAACAGCAACTACGCCTAACTCAGACCTTCAATACTTTAAACTGAACTATGATTCGCGTTTTTACTGGCCAATCTCAAATGATCACCGTTGGGTGTTCTCAACGCGTGCAGCGCTTGGTTACGGTAATGGTTATGGGTCAACAAATGGTTATGAGCAAACATTACCATTCCAAGAGTTCTTCCGTATAACGGAAATGGAACTACGTGGCTTTGACCGTAATACAATATTACCTCGTGCTGTATCACGTATACCGCAGTCTATTCCTGGTACACCAGGCGCAGATGGTACAACTACAGGTAGTATTGGTGGGGCAGACGAATTTGATGTGTTAATCCCACAAGGCCGTATTGGTGGTAACGCTAAAGCGGTTGCAGGTATGGAGCTAATTGTTCCTACACCGTTCTTAGATGAAGAAAATACCAGTTCTGTACGTACCAGCTTCTTTGTAGATGCTGCGAACGTATGGGATACTGAATTTAGCGTAGACCGCTATCAAAACTTAGCGCCAGATGAGCGTGCTAAATTAGATGACTATTCAGACCCAATGCGCTTTAGGGTTTCAACCGGTCTTTCATTACAATGGATCTCTCCGATGGGTCCAATGTTGATTAGTTTTGCGTATCCATTGCAAAAAGAAGAAGATGACGATACGAAAACGATCAGCTTTAACATTAGTAACACTTTCTAA
- the rseP gene encoding sigma E protease regulator RseP, protein MFDFFWNLGSFILALGILVAIHEYGHFWVARKMGVKVLRFSIGFGKPLLKWHDKYKTEYVIAAIPLGGYVKMLDERVDEVPANERHLSFNAKSVQARIAIVAAGPVANFLFAIVALAAMYMVGVQSVKPVVGSITEGSRAEQAGIMPSQHIIKIGDDDVATWQDATFSLMSSLGEQSVDVTVRDENLQTRVKTLNLDGWKLDQQDVPPLSSLGIVPFRPQATLTIAAVTKNSAAEQANLQAKDIILAVNGETISNWQQLVNLITQSANKSLQFSVKRQDSIKTITVTPKGRVDNNGIEQGFLGVAPVVQQWPDGYVETRHYGPLDSIVRGTKETWRLITLSFDMIGNLITGQVSVKNLSGPVGIAVGAGTSVSYGLVAFLSFLALISVNLGVFNLLPLPVLDGGHLMYYIIELFRKKPVSEKTQEFGFKVGALLLIFLTCFALFNDVSRL, encoded by the coding sequence ATGTTTGATTTTTTTTGGAATCTTGGCTCGTTTATTTTAGCACTAGGGATTTTAGTCGCTATACATGAATATGGTCACTTTTGGGTTGCCCGAAAGATGGGTGTTAAAGTGCTGCGTTTTTCAATTGGTTTTGGTAAGCCGCTTTTAAAGTGGCACGATAAATACAAAACCGAATACGTAATTGCTGCGATTCCGCTTGGTGGTTATGTAAAAATGCTCGATGAGCGTGTTGATGAAGTACCTGCAAACGAGCGTCACTTATCGTTTAATGCTAAATCGGTTCAAGCACGCATTGCCATTGTAGCTGCAGGACCAGTGGCAAACTTTTTGTTTGCTATTGTGGCACTCGCTGCAATGTACATGGTGGGTGTGCAATCGGTTAAGCCTGTGGTTGGCAGTATTACTGAGGGCAGCCGAGCCGAGCAAGCGGGTATTATGCCATCACAACATATTATAAAAATTGGCGATGACGATGTTGCTACATGGCAAGATGCTACATTTTCACTTATGTCTAGTTTAGGTGAGCAAAGTGTTGATGTTACTGTGCGTGATGAAAATCTTCAGACGCGTGTTAAAACGCTTAATTTAGATGGCTGGAAGCTTGATCAGCAAGATGTCCCACCGCTTAGCTCTCTCGGTATCGTGCCATTTAGGCCTCAAGCTACACTCACAATCGCAGCTGTGACTAAAAATTCAGCAGCAGAACAGGCAAATTTACAAGCTAAAGACATTATATTGGCTGTAAACGGTGAAACTATAAGCAATTGGCAGCAATTAGTTAATCTTATTACGCAATCGGCTAACAAATCTTTACAATTTAGTGTAAAAAGACAGGATAGTATAAAAACCATTACAGTGACCCCGAAAGGGCGCGTTGATAATAATGGTATTGAGCAAGGCTTTTTAGGTGTTGCCCCTGTTGTACAACAGTGGCCAGATGGCTACGTTGAGACTAGACATTACGGCCCGCTCGATAGTATCGTGCGAGGCACAAAAGAAACATGGCGCTTAATTACCCTAAGTTTTGACATGATTGGTAATTTAATTACAGGCCAGGTTTCGGTTAAAAATTTAAGTGGTCCGGTTGGCATTGCAGTCGGCGCTGGAACTAGCGTAAGCTATGGCTTAGTGGCCTTTTTAAGCTTTTTAGCCTTAATAAGCGTGAACTTGGGTGTATTTAATTTATTACCCTTACCAGTGCTTGATGGCGGACACTTAATGTATTACATAATTGAACTTTTTCGTAAAAAGCCGGTCTCTGAAAAGACACAAGAGTTTGGTTTTAAAGTGGGCGCCTTGCTGCTCATTTTTCTAACTTGTTTCGCTTTGTTCAATGATGTATCGCGTTTGTAG
- the ispC gene encoding 1-deoxy-D-xylulose-5-phosphate reductoisomerase yields the protein MNQKQQLVILGATGSIGLSTLDVVARNKELFDVFALTAGQNAKKMAELCIEHEPLYAVMATQVAAEELSSHLNNTPCQTLVMHSVQAMSDLCAHPDVDTVMSAIVGAAGLLPTLSAVEAGKKVLLANKESLVMSGQLFIDKVKQHKATLLPIDSEHNAIFQCLPHSLQNAQSDKNLQDNGVSKILLTGSGGPFLTRDINTLKNVTVSEAVAHPNWSMGQKISVDSATMMNKGLEFIEAKWLFNCDTSDIDVVIHPQSIIHSMVQYHDGSILAQMGNPDMRTPIAHALAYPERINAGVKPLNFSDICDFSFTKPDFARYPNLQLAIDACSAGQGATTTVNAANEIAVAAFLKGQIGFTDIYKINAQTLEAATFSNVKSLEEILECDKLARISASQFITKVTH from the coding sequence ATGAACCAAAAGCAACAACTGGTTATTTTAGGCGCTACGGGGTCTATTGGTTTAAGTACATTGGATGTAGTAGCGCGAAATAAAGAATTATTTGATGTATTTGCATTAACAGCCGGCCAAAATGCTAAAAAAATGGCTGAACTGTGTATCGAACACGAGCCGCTTTATGCTGTTATGGCCACTCAGGTAGCCGCAGAGGAACTTAGTTCTCATTTAAATAATACGCCTTGCCAAACTCTAGTTATGCACTCAGTGCAAGCTATGAGCGATTTATGTGCTCATCCTGATGTAGACACTGTGATGTCGGCTATTGTGGGTGCTGCTGGTTTACTACCTACGCTTAGTGCTGTAGAAGCCGGTAAAAAAGTATTGCTTGCCAATAAAGAATCGTTAGTAATGTCAGGTCAGTTGTTTATTGATAAAGTAAAACAACACAAAGCGACCTTATTGCCGATTGATAGTGAACACAACGCTATTTTTCAATGCCTACCTCATTCATTACAAAATGCACAAAGCGATAAAAACCTGCAAGATAACGGTGTAAGTAAAATTCTTCTTACGGGTTCTGGCGGACCATTTTTAACGCGTGATATAAATACCTTAAAAAATGTAACAGTTAGCGAAGCCGTAGCGCATCCTAATTGGTCTATGGGGCAAAAAATATCGGTAGACTCTGCAACAATGATGAACAAAGGCCTTGAGTTTATTGAAGCTAAATGGCTATTTAATTGCGATACCAGCGACATTGACGTTGTTATCCATCCGCAAAGTATTATTCACTCAATGGTGCAATACCATGATGGGTCTATTTTAGCGCAAATGGGTAACCCAGATATGCGCACGCCTATTGCACATGCACTTGCATATCCTGAGCGAATAAATGCAGGCGTTAAACCGTTAAATTTCTCTGATATATGTGATTTTTCGTTTACTAAGCCTGATTTTGCTCGCTACCCTAACTTACAGCTTGCTATAGATGCGTGTAGTGCAGGGCAAGGCGCTACAACAACGGTTAATGCAGCAAATGAAATTGCTGTTGCAGCATTTTTAAAAGGCCAGATTGGCTTTACTGATATTTATAAAATTAATGCGCAAACACTTGAAGCCGCAACATTTAGCAATGTTAAAAGCCTAGAAGAAATACTTGAGTGCGATAAATTAGCGCGAATTAGCGCTTCGCAATTTATAACAAAAGTGACTCACTAA
- a CDS encoding phosphatidate cytidylyltransferase — protein MLKQRILTSLVLAPSALALVFYTPLTLFSYFAGAIVMLGAWEWSAFMGLCGKLKRGAFVVLIAALLGLLNLHWPIESLWVNGKLAGDANYLFTLSFAWWIVASYLIWRYPAMAKAWNEGLVMRGIAGLLTLVPLWLALNTLRSAQYAESAHFGSVLILVVLGIVWSADVGAYFSGKSFGKHKLMPKVSPNKTIEGLAGGVVASIVFVLAFCHFTDVDLVVWPIYAVMTAFIALFSAVGDLLESMFKREAGLKDSGSCLPGHGGILDRIDSLTAAAPMFVMCYAWTLSL, from the coding sequence TTGTTAAAACAACGCATTTTAACCTCTCTAGTGCTAGCACCATCTGCACTGGCGCTGGTTTTTTACACACCACTTACGTTATTTAGCTACTTTGCAGGTGCAATTGTTATGCTGGGTGCGTGGGAGTGGTCAGCATTTATGGGCTTATGTGGAAAGCTTAAACGTGGCGCTTTTGTGGTATTAATAGCGGCTTTGCTTGGCTTACTTAATTTACATTGGCCAATCGAATCGTTATGGGTAAATGGCAAGTTAGCCGGGGATGCAAATTACTTATTTACACTGTCCTTTGCATGGTGGATTGTAGCCAGTTACTTAATTTGGCGTTATCCAGCCATGGCTAAAGCGTGGAACGAAGGGTTAGTTATGCGTGGTATTGCCGGGCTCCTAACGCTTGTACCGTTATGGCTTGCTCTTAATACCTTACGTAGTGCGCAATATGCTGAATCGGCCCACTTTGGCTCTGTACTAATTTTAGTGGTGCTAGGCATAGTGTGGAGTGCTGACGTAGGCGCTTATTTTTCAGGTAAAAGCTTTGGTAAACACAAACTAATGCCAAAGGTGAGCCCTAATAAAACCATTGAAGGGCTAGCCGGTGGTGTTGTTGCTTCAATTGTTTTTGTTTTAGCTTTTTGCCACTTTACCGATGTTGATTTAGTCGTTTGGCCTATTTACGCTGTGATGACTGCATTTATTGCCTTGTTTTCTGCTGTTGGCGATTTACTTGAAAGTATGTTTAAGCGCGAAGCCGGCTTAAAAGATAGCGGTAGTTGCTTACCAGGACATGGTGGTATTTTAGACAGAATTGATAGCTTAACTGCAGCAGCGCCAATGTTTGTTATGTGTTATGCATGGACCTTGAGTTTATGA
- a CDS encoding isoprenyl transferase, translated as MVLDADTISQQSLPKHVAIIMDGNGRWAQARNRPRVFGHKKGVDAVRQSVQFCTKLGIQSLTLFAFSSENWRRPEDEVNTLMELFLFVLTKEVKKLYKNNVKLTIIGDLSRFSESLRSKVDAAHKLTENNTGLCLNVAANYGGRWDMANAAKQLALQVAQGSLNAEDITEERLAQHMSMADQAEPDLLIRTGGDVRISNFLLWQAAYAELYFTETLWPDFNEAAFAEAIACYVARERRFGCTGEQIKQLLAQT; from the coding sequence ATGGTTCTAGACGCTGACACAATTTCACAGCAAAGTTTACCTAAGCATGTTGCCATCATCATGGATGGGAATGGACGTTGGGCTCAAGCTAGAAATAGACCTCGTGTGTTCGGGCATAAAAAAGGCGTGGACGCTGTTCGTCAATCAGTTCAGTTTTGTACTAAATTAGGGATACAGTCGTTAACCTTATTTGCTTTTAGTAGTGAGAACTGGCGCCGCCCAGAAGACGAAGTAAACACTTTAATGGAGCTTTTCTTATTTGTTTTAACAAAAGAAGTAAAAAAGCTTTATAAAAATAATGTAAAACTGACCATTATTGGAGATTTATCACGGTTTTCAGAAAGCTTGCGCAGCAAAGTAGACGCTGCACATAAGTTAACTGAAAATAACACCGGGCTGTGTTTAAATGTTGCAGCAAACTATGGTGGTCGTTGGGATATGGCTAATGCGGCTAAACAGCTTGCTTTGCAAGTGGCGCAGGGCTCACTCAACGCAGAAGATATTACAGAAGAGCGCTTAGCGCAGCATATGAGCATGGCAGATCAGGCAGAACCTGATTTACTCATTCGCACAGGTGGCGATGTTCGTATTAGTAACTTTTTACTATGGCAAGCTGCTTATGCAGAGCTTTACTTTACCGAGACACTTTGGCCTGATTTTAATGAAGCAGCTTTTGCTGAGGCCATTGCGTGTTACGTTGCCAGAGAGCGACGTTTTGGTTGTACGGGCGAACAAATAAAACAATTACTCGCTCAAACCTAA
- the frr gene encoding ribosome recycling factor has translation MQKSVAALGSQLSKIRTGRAHPAILDGIMVSYYGADTPLNQVANVTIEDSRTLAIGVFDKSLAQAVEKAIMASDLGLNPMSAGTVIRVPLPPLTEERRKDLIKIVRGEVEGGRVAVRNIRRDANGDVKSLLKEKDISEDEARQAEDAIQKLTDKFIKEMDAQLAAKETELMEI, from the coding sequence ATGCAAAAGAGTGTAGCAGCACTAGGTAGCCAATTATCTAAAATCCGTACTGGTCGTGCTCACCCTGCAATTTTAGACGGCATCATGGTGTCGTACTACGGTGCAGATACTCCACTTAACCAAGTAGCTAACGTGACGATTGAAGATTCACGTACACTTGCCATTGGCGTATTCGATAAGTCTTTAGCGCAAGCTGTTGAAAAAGCAATTATGGCGTCTGACTTAGGCTTAAACCCTATGTCAGCAGGTACCGTTATTCGTGTACCTCTTCCTCCGCTTACGGAAGAACGTCGTAAAGATTTAATTAAAATTGTACGCGGTGAAGTAGAAGGCGGCCGTGTTGCTGTTCGTAACATTCGTCGTGATGCAAATGGTGATGTTAAATCTCTACTTAAAGAAAAAGATATTTCTGAAGATGAAGCGCGTCAAGCCGAAGATGCAATTCAAAAGCTTACAGATAAGTTTATCAAAGAAATGGATGCTCAATTAGCAGCCAAAGAAACAGAATTGATGGAAATCTAA
- the pyrH gene encoding UMP kinase, with translation MTINRKPIFRRVLLKLSGEALMGDEGFGIDPKVLDRMAQEIKELVELDVEVGLVIGGGNFLRGGSLAEAGMNRVVGDHMGMLATVMNGLAMRDALHRAFVNCRLMSAIPLNGVCDAYNWAEAISLLKSGRVVIFAAGTGNPFFTTDSAACLRGIEIEADTVIKATKVDGVYSDDPVKNPEATLYRHLSYNEIIDKELKVMDLAAFTLARDHNMPLSVFNMNKSGALKRVIMGEEEGTLISSQASDEVIK, from the coding sequence ATGACTATCAATCGTAAACCTATTTTTAGACGTGTTCTTCTCAAATTAAGTGGTGAAGCTTTAATGGGAGACGAAGGCTTCGGCATTGACCCAAAAGTATTAGATCGTATGGCTCAAGAGATTAAAGAGCTGGTAGAACTCGACGTAGAAGTGGGTTTGGTTATCGGCGGCGGTAACTTTTTACGAGGCGGATCGCTTGCTGAAGCAGGTATGAACCGCGTAGTAGGCGATCACATGGGCATGCTTGCAACCGTTATGAATGGCCTTGCAATGCGTGATGCGCTGCACCGTGCATTTGTAAACTGTCGTTTAATGTCGGCAATCCCACTAAACGGTGTATGTGACGCTTACAACTGGGCTGAAGCAATTAGTTTATTAAAATCTGGCCGTGTTGTTATTTTTGCAGCCGGTACAGGTAACCCTTTCTTTACTACCGATTCTGCAGCGTGTTTACGCGGTATCGAAATTGAAGCTGACACAGTAATTAAAGCAACAAAAGTTGATGGCGTTTACAGTGATGATCCTGTTAAAAACCCAGAAGCGACGCTTTACCGTCACTTAAGCTACAATGAAATCATTGATAAAGAATTAAAAGTTATGGATTTAGCGGCGTTTACATTAGCCCGCGATCATAATATGCCATTGAGCGTATTTAACATGAATAAATCAGGCGCGTTAAAACGCGTAATTATGGGTGAAGAAGAAGGAACACTTATCTCTTCACAAGCCTCAGATGAAGTAATCAAATAA
- the tsf gene encoding translation elongation factor Ts: MAVTTALVKELRERTGAGMMDCKKALTETDGDIELAIENMRKSGAAKAAKKAGNIAAEGTIIIKQNAGVAVLVEVNCQTDFVAKDVSFLAFANKVADAAIAETISIEDLQAKFEEDRVELVTKIGENINVRRLQYIAGENLVEYRHGERIGVVVAGVADEETLKHVAMHVAASSPEYLTPADVPADVVEKEKQVQIDIAMNEGKPAEIAEKMVVGRMKKFTGEVSLTGQAFIMEPKKSVGEVLNEKNATVTGFVRVEVGEGIEKKEEDFAAEVAAQIAAAKGQ, from the coding sequence ATGGCTGTAACTACTGCCCTAGTTAAAGAATTACGCGAGCGTACTGGCGCTGGCATGATGGATTGTAAAAAAGCGTTAACTGAAACTGATGGCGACATCGAGTTAGCGATTGAAAACATGCGTAAAAGTGGCGCTGCTAAAGCTGCTAAAAAAGCAGGTAACATTGCTGCTGAAGGTACTATCATCATCAAGCAAAATGCTGGTGTTGCTGTACTTGTTGAAGTTAACTGTCAAACAGACTTCGTTGCAAAAGACGTAAGCTTCTTAGCATTTGCTAACAAAGTTGCTGACGCTGCAATCGCAGAAACAATCTCTATCGAAGACTTACAAGCTAAGTTTGAAGAAGACCGTGTTGAGCTAGTTACTAAGATTGGCGAAAACATCAACGTACGTCGTTTACAGTACATCGCTGGTGAAAACCTAGTTGAGTACCGTCACGGTGAGCGTATTGGTGTTGTTGTTGCTGGTGTTGCTGACGAAGAAACACTTAAGCACGTTGCAATGCACGTTGCTGCTTCAAGCCCTGAGTACTTAACGCCTGCTGATGTTCCTGCAGACGTTGTAGAAAAAGAAAAGCAAGTTCAAATCGACATCGCGATGAACGAAGGCAAGCCTGCTGAAATCGCTGAGAAGATGGTTGTTGGACGCATGAAAAAATTCACTGGTGAGGTTTCTCTTACTGGTCAAGCTTTCATCATGGAACCTAAAAAATCTGTTGGCGAAGTTCTTAACGAGAAAAACGCAACAGTTACTGGCTTTGTACGTGTAGAAGTTGGTGAAGGTATCGAGAAGAAAGAAGAAGATTTTGCTGCTGAAGTTGCTGCTCAAATTGCAGCCGCTAAAGGTCAGTAA
- the rpsB gene encoding 30S ribosomal protein S2 yields MANVSMRDMLQAGVHFGHQARYWNPKMKPFIFGARNRVHIINLEQTVPMFNDALKFLSSAAANKGKVLFVGTKRAASDAVKEAALQSDQFFVNHRWLGGMLTNWKTVRQSIKRLKDLEVQSQDGTFEKLTKKETLMLNREMEKLEKSLGGIKNMGGLPDALFVIDADHEHIAIREANNLGIPVVAIVDTNSNPDGVDYIVPGNDDAIRAINLYTSAVATAITEGRENNIVAQAEKDDFVEAE; encoded by the coding sequence ATGGCAAACGTTTCAATGCGCGATATGCTTCAAGCTGGTGTTCACTTTGGTCACCAAGCACGTTACTGGAACCCTAAGATGAAGCCTTTCATCTTCGGCGCACGTAACCGTGTACATATCATCAACCTTGAGCAAACAGTACCAATGTTCAACGACGCACTTAAGTTTTTATCAAGTGCTGCTGCAAACAAAGGTAAAGTTCTTTTCGTTGGTACTAAGCGCGCAGCAAGCGACGCAGTTAAAGAAGCCGCTTTACAAAGCGACCAGTTCTTCGTAAATCACCGTTGGTTAGGTGGTATGTTGACTAACTGGAAAACTGTACGTCAATCAATCAAGCGTCTTAAAGACCTTGAAGTACAAAGCCAAGACGGTACTTTCGAGAAATTAACTAAGAAAGAAACGTTAATGCTTAACCGCGAAATGGAAAAGCTTGAAAAGAGCCTTGGTGGTATCAAAAACATGGGCGGTCTTCCAGACGCGCTTTTCGTTATCGATGCTGACCACGAGCACATTGCTATCCGTGAAGCAAACAACCTAGGTATTCCAGTTGTTGCAATCGTTGATACTAACTCTAACCCAGACGGTGTTGATTACATCGTACCTGGTAACGATGATGCTATCCGTGCAATCAACCTTTACACAAGTGCTGTAGCTACTGCTATCACTGAAGGTCGTGAGAACAACATTGTTGCTCAAGCTGAGAAAGACGACTTCGTAGAAGCTGAGTAA